Proteins from one Burkholderia oklahomensis C6786 genomic window:
- a CDS encoding TOBE domain-containing protein: MSITAINVRNQFRGKVKEIIRGPVVSEVDVDTPFGIVTSVITTRSIDELELKVGTEVVALVKSTEVSIARL; this comes from the coding sequence ATGAGCATCACGGCAATCAACGTACGCAATCAATTCCGGGGCAAGGTGAAAGAGATCATCCGCGGGCCCGTCGTGTCCGAGGTCGACGTCGACACGCCGTTCGGCATCGTCACGTCGGTCATCACGACGCGCTCGATCGACGAACTGGAGCTGAAGGTCGGCACCGAGGTGGTGGCGCTCGTCAAGTCGACGGAGGTGTCGATCGCGCGCCTGTGA